In Saccharothrix syringae, the following are encoded in one genomic region:
- a CDS encoding NADP-dependent oxidoreductase, with product MTLPSTAREIHLASRPTGYPTEANFELVEAPVPTPGDGQLLVRNLVMSVDPYMRGRMNDAESYIAPFRVGEVLEGGAVGEVVASNAAGFAVGDVVLHFAGWREYAAVDAAGAVPVDPGVAPVNAYLGVLGMPGMTAYAGLLDVAGFREGDVVFVSGAAGAVGQVAGQVARLRGAKRVVGSAGSAEKVAYLVDELGFDAAFNYKDGPVADQLAAAAPDGIDVYFDNVGGDHLDAALRSFNAHGRAALCGSISNYNTPDPVGPRHLGLAVGKRLTLRGFLIGDHEHVRGEFTREVGGWVADGSLRYRETVTEGIEHAPEAFIGMLRGDNIGKALVTL from the coding sequence ATGACACTGCCGAGCACCGCGCGCGAGATCCACCTGGCGTCCCGTCCGACGGGCTACCCGACCGAGGCGAACTTCGAGCTGGTCGAGGCGCCCGTGCCGACACCCGGCGACGGGCAGCTGCTGGTCCGCAACCTGGTGATGAGCGTCGACCCGTACATGCGCGGCCGGATGAACGACGCGGAGTCCTACATCGCGCCGTTCCGGGTCGGCGAGGTCCTGGAGGGCGGGGCGGTCGGCGAGGTCGTCGCGTCCAACGCCGCCGGCTTCGCGGTCGGGGACGTGGTGCTGCACTTCGCCGGGTGGCGCGAGTACGCCGCGGTCGACGCGGCCGGCGCGGTCCCGGTCGACCCCGGGGTGGCCCCGGTCAACGCCTACCTCGGCGTGCTGGGCATGCCCGGCATGACGGCCTACGCGGGCCTGCTGGACGTGGCCGGGTTCCGGGAGGGCGACGTGGTGTTCGTCTCCGGCGCGGCGGGCGCGGTGGGGCAGGTCGCCGGGCAGGTGGCCCGGCTGCGCGGGGCGAAGCGGGTGGTCGGCAGCGCCGGCAGCGCCGAGAAGGTGGCCTACCTGGTCGACGAGCTGGGGTTCGACGCGGCGTTCAACTACAAGGACGGGCCGGTGGCCGACCAGCTCGCGGCGGCCGCGCCGGACGGCATCGACGTGTACTTCGACAACGTCGGCGGCGACCACCTGGACGCGGCGCTGCGCTCGTTCAACGCCCACGGGCGCGCGGCGCTGTGCGGGTCGATCTCGAACTACAACACCCCCGACCCGGTCGGCCCGCGCCACCTGGGCCTGGCCGTGGGCAAGCGGCTCACCCTGCGCGGCTTCCTGATCGGCGACCACGAGCACGTGCGCGGTGAGTTCACCCGCGAGGTGGGCGGCTGGGTCGCCGACGGCAGCCTGCGCTACCGGGAGACGGTCACCGAGGGCATCGAGCACGCGCCGGAGGCGTTCATCGGCATGCTGCGCGGCGACAACATCGGCAAGGCGCTCGTCACGCTGTAA
- a CDS encoding GNAT family N-acetyltransferase → MLLPTPADVAAATADPLPRWAARSLLPGRGGAAWAHRDAVAVWAPDLFRFDRLVLAGPPEDVLVLLREHAHPGCRPLVTAEVAEGLDWPRRGSFGWMERSGALAADGGRWLGEDEWDEVEALLRKANPDSWAWPREPGPTRWAGIRAGDGTLVSVAADAWSAPDVGFIAGVATHPDHRGRSLSTRVCAFVASALLAAHGTCGLMVDGDNAVAIGLYRKLGFHYRAVIALDA, encoded by the coding sequence ATGCTCCTTCCGACCCCCGCCGACGTGGCCGCGGCCACCGCCGACCCCCTGCCGCGCTGGGCCGCGCGGTCCCTGCTGCCCGGCCGGGGCGGTGCGGCGTGGGCCCACCGGGACGCGGTCGCGGTGTGGGCGCCCGACCTCTTCCGGTTCGACCGGCTGGTGCTGGCCGGGCCGCCGGAGGACGTGCTGGTGCTGCTGCGGGAGCACGCGCACCCCGGCTGCCGCCCGCTGGTGACCGCCGAGGTGGCCGAGGGGCTGGACTGGCCGCGGCGGGGGTCGTTCGGGTGGATGGAGCGCTCCGGGGCCCTGGCGGCCGACGGCGGTCGGTGGCTGGGCGAGGACGAGTGGGACGAGGTGGAGGCGCTGCTGCGCAAGGCCAACCCCGACTCGTGGGCCTGGCCGCGCGAGCCGGGTCCGACGCGCTGGGCGGGCATCCGCGCCGGCGACGGCACGCTGGTGTCCGTGGCCGCGGACGCGTGGTCGGCCCCTGACGTGGGGTTCATCGCGGGCGTGGCGACGCACCCCGACCACCGCGGCCGGTCGCTGTCCACGCGGGTGTGCGCGTTCGTCGCGAGCGCGCTGCTGGCCGCGCACGGCACGTGCGGGCTCATGGTGGACGGGGACAACGCGGTCGCCATCGGCCTGTACCGGAAGCTCGGGTTCCACTATCGGGCGGTGATCGCCCTGGACGCCTGA
- a CDS encoding GNAT family N-acetyltransferase, whose amino-acid sequence MDIRRITSYEAVVTAGHLFDDPPREDATRAFLADDRHHLLIAYVDDRPAGFVSGVETIHPDKGVEMLIYELGVDDRFRRRGVATALLRDLLELARSRGCTGAWTGTEKDNAAALAAYRGTEAELDYDTVGVSWGF is encoded by the coding sequence ATGGACATCCGCCGGATCACCTCGTACGAGGCCGTGGTGACCGCCGGGCACCTGTTCGACGACCCGCCGCGCGAGGACGCCACCAGGGCCTTCCTCGCCGACGACCGCCACCACCTGCTCATCGCCTACGTGGACGACCGGCCGGCGGGCTTCGTCTCCGGCGTGGAGACCATCCACCCGGACAAGGGCGTGGAGATGCTGATCTACGAGCTGGGCGTGGACGACCGCTTCCGGCGGCGGGGCGTCGCCACCGCGCTCCTCCGGGACCTGCTGGAGCTGGCGAGGTCCCGCGGGTGCACCGGGGCGTGGACCGGCACCGAGAAGGACAACGCGGCCGCGCTGGCGGCGTACCGCGGCACGGAGGCCGAGCTGGACTACGACACGGTGGGCGTGTCCTGGGGGTTCTAG
- a CDS encoding FtsK/SpoIIIE domain-containing protein, translating to MSRREERQRRIVDSFEEFRQAVAAALGNAAREHRLAAEEHARGIFEAMLRGQGIDRALADPLLARAMRDGLFDQQVAQAMLDRVEAFRQWSEHGPDQLAALVGAVADGPASWPHEAWLGTPGTADGSEGVPELWRIGTGTVPSAPEPRGFPVAVPMLDHAHLHVASTHTSRVAAEGMVENLLLRVLGHFQPGLVHVHVWDVGQLTGALPGLYPLTRAGLLTVHDPARLHELLDELSDHIRRVHTGVLVEGHQSVGAAGGRRTEPWRVAVLFGNRRPLKEEHQQQLQRVARNGLAAGIQLVVVDIPVTVNSPIETVTVADDLTARCTMTGDNVVVALDPPFPRTLVPRACAIIAEEREARRTRLSTFEDLLPDRLWLENSSAGVVAPVGFREGEPVHVALGDTSPHALIGGPSGSGKTNFLYAMLGSLAARYAPDELELYLLDFKEGVSFAQFAPGRKDPTWLPHARLVGVNVNTDREFGVALLVFLADEMRRRADAAKQHEVTKLEQLREEDPRGHWPRIVAVIDEFQYLFAERDQVTAQATQLLEDVARRGRSQGIHLVLSSQDVSGIEGFWGKSAIFEQFTVRIALPKARRVLAEPHNDAAVELPRWHAVVNHESGVRPGNEVARVPDATRKGTIDALQVELHRRRPPELAEPILFDGSKVPALQSLADFRALEPGVPAPTVLLGQVIDVAGSAAKVRFARTPGRNVAVIGSLAGDASAVLAGAALSLARQHGPTDARFTLACLTEDARPHADRLAKQLRGEGHDVTELGMEGIRELVDTVAGGISASMTGEAGAPLQPHYLVVYAVDAAHALLEAKNAARVSGVDSLRTVLRHGPENRTHVLGWWRGAQRLKNSLSPGVYDDIGAWVAFDVQGKELLAFGPDQVLSWSPRPRRGLFFDRFEHSRPQVVIPFDTGEEA from the coding sequence GTGAGCAGGCGGGAGGAGCGCCAGCGGCGGATCGTGGACTCCTTCGAGGAGTTCCGGCAGGCGGTCGCGGCCGCGCTGGGCAACGCCGCGCGCGAGCACCGCCTGGCCGCCGAGGAGCACGCCCGCGGCATCTTCGAGGCCATGCTGCGCGGCCAGGGCATCGACCGGGCCCTGGCCGACCCGCTGCTCGCGCGGGCGATGCGCGACGGGCTGTTCGACCAGCAGGTGGCGCAGGCCATGCTGGACCGCGTCGAGGCGTTCCGCCAGTGGTCCGAGCACGGCCCCGACCAGCTGGCCGCGCTGGTGGGCGCGGTGGCCGACGGGCCGGCGTCGTGGCCGCACGAGGCGTGGCTGGGCACCCCCGGCACGGCCGACGGCAGCGAGGGCGTGCCGGAGCTGTGGCGCATCGGCACCGGCACGGTGCCCAGCGCGCCGGAGCCGCGCGGGTTCCCGGTCGCCGTGCCGATGCTCGACCACGCCCACCTGCACGTCGCCTCCACCCACACCAGCCGGGTCGCCGCCGAGGGCATGGTGGAGAACCTGCTGCTGCGCGTGCTGGGCCACTTCCAGCCGGGCCTGGTGCACGTCCACGTGTGGGACGTCGGCCAGCTCACCGGCGCGCTGCCCGGCCTGTACCCGCTGACCAGGGCGGGCCTGCTCACCGTGCACGACCCAGCCCGGCTGCACGAGCTGCTCGACGAGCTGTCCGACCACATCCGCCGCGTGCACACCGGCGTGCTGGTCGAGGGCCACCAGTCGGTGGGCGCGGCGGGCGGGCGGCGCACCGAGCCGTGGCGGGTGGCCGTGCTGTTCGGCAACCGCCGGCCGCTGAAGGAGGAGCACCAGCAGCAGTTGCAGCGCGTGGCGCGCAACGGGCTGGCGGCGGGCATCCAGCTCGTCGTGGTCGACATCCCGGTCACGGTGAACTCGCCGATCGAGACCGTCACCGTCGCCGACGACCTGACCGCCAGGTGCACCATGACCGGCGACAACGTCGTGGTCGCGCTGGACCCGCCGTTCCCGCGCACCCTGGTGCCGCGCGCGTGCGCGATCATCGCCGAGGAGCGCGAGGCCCGCCGCACCCGGCTGAGCACGTTCGAGGACCTGCTGCCGGACCGGCTGTGGCTGGAGAACTCGTCGGCGGGCGTGGTCGCGCCGGTCGGGTTCCGCGAGGGCGAGCCGGTGCACGTGGCGCTGGGCGACACCTCGCCGCACGCGCTGATCGGCGGCCCCAGCGGGTCGGGCAAGACGAACTTCCTCTACGCCATGCTCGGCAGCCTGGCCGCCCGGTACGCCCCCGACGAGCTGGAGCTGTACCTGCTGGACTTCAAGGAGGGCGTGTCGTTCGCGCAGTTCGCGCCGGGCCGCAAGGACCCGACGTGGCTGCCGCACGCGCGCCTGGTCGGCGTCAACGTCAACACCGACCGCGAGTTCGGCGTGGCGCTGCTGGTGTTCCTGGCCGACGAGATGCGCAGGCGCGCCGACGCGGCCAAGCAGCACGAGGTCACCAAGCTGGAGCAGCTGCGCGAGGAGGACCCGCGCGGGCACTGGCCGCGGATCGTGGCGGTGATCGACGAGTTCCAGTACCTGTTCGCCGAGCGCGACCAGGTCACCGCCCAGGCCACGCAGCTGCTGGAGGACGTGGCCCGGCGCGGCCGGTCGCAGGGCATCCACCTGGTGCTGTCCAGCCAGGACGTGTCCGGCATCGAGGGCTTCTGGGGCAAGTCGGCGATCTTCGAGCAGTTCACCGTGCGGATCGCGCTGCCCAAGGCGCGGCGGGTGCTGGCCGAGCCGCACAACGACGCCGCGGTGGAGCTGCCGCGCTGGCACGCCGTGGTCAACCACGAGTCGGGCGTGCGGCCGGGCAACGAGGTCGCGCGCGTCCCCGACGCCACCCGCAAGGGCACGATCGACGCGCTCCAGGTCGAGCTGCACCGCCGCCGCCCGCCGGAGCTGGCCGAGCCGATCCTGTTCGACGGCAGCAAGGTGCCCGCCCTCCAGTCGCTGGCGGACTTCCGGGCGCTGGAGCCAGGCGTGCCCGCGCCGACCGTGCTGCTGGGGCAGGTCATCGACGTGGCGGGCAGCGCGGCCAAGGTGCGCTTCGCCCGCACGCCGGGGCGCAACGTCGCGGTGATCGGCTCGCTGGCCGGCGACGCGTCGGCGGTGCTGGCCGGCGCCGCGCTGTCGCTGGCCCGCCAGCACGGGCCGACCGACGCCCGGTTCACCCTGGCGTGCCTGACCGAGGACGCCCGGCCGCACGCGGACCGGTTGGCCAAGCAGCTGCGCGGCGAGGGCCACGACGTGACCGAGCTGGGCATGGAGGGCATCCGCGAGCTGGTCGACACGGTGGCGGGCGGGATCAGCGCGAGCATGACCGGCGAGGCGGGCGCGCCGCTGCAGCCCCACTACCTCGTGGTCTACGCGGTGGACGCCGCCCACGCGCTGCTGGAGGCCAAGAACGCCGCCCGGGTGTCCGGCGTGGACAGCCTGCGCACCGTGCTCAGGCACGGCCCCGAGAACCGCACCCACGTGCTGGGCTGGTGGCGGGGCGCGCAGCGGCTGAAGAACAGCCTGTCGCCGGGCGTCTACGACGACATCGGCGCCTGGGTGGCGTTCGACGTCCAGGGCAAGGAGCTGCTCGCGTTCGGTCCGGACCAGGTGCTGTCGTGGTCGCCCCGACCGCGCCGGGGCCTGTTCTTCGACCGGTTCGAGCACTCCCGGCCGCAGGTGGTCATCCCGTTCGACACCGGGGAGGAAGCATGA